The following nucleotide sequence is from Salvia miltiorrhiza cultivar Shanhuang (shh) chromosome 7, IMPLAD_Smil_shh, whole genome shotgun sequence.
CCTGATTATCTGGAATAGGGCTGAAAAACAAACAACAAATGGTCAAACAAGTATGTTCATCATTCTTGAAAATTATTAGGAACGAAAGCCTTACATGATCCAATGACGACAAAAATGAAAAACCCAATCAAGACTGGGCCAACAGCTAAGTTGTTTCCCTTCTTCGCGCTCGAATCGGTAACCGCTCCACGTTTATTGATATTCTTCTCAAACTTCTCTACCTTCCTGTCGGCAAGCCTCCTTGAAGTTGTCTGCATGCAGCATCAAATCACATATTACATGAATCCAAACATAATCTAATTGTATCATCATGTCTgaaaaacagaaattaaaacTATGACACACTCGTTTCACCTTCAAAACAAGCCCCAAATTATAAGATAAATCCTTTTCAAGTAAATATATTTTgtgcaatagaaatatttacaaaattaactactaaaataaatcaataaaccGCCCAAATCGCAACGCGACTACCCGAGCCCCGAGGTAATTCAATAGGTACCTTTAGAGCAAAGATCTACGGCTTTAACAGAATACGGATATATTAACATCAATCAATTTCCATCTAGATGCAAAAAATCCTAAAATATCAGAAACAAAGAATGGTGGCACCAAACTCTGTTCTATTAGTTAAAACCCTAAAGCAATTCATACCTCAACCGTCCTCTACGACGAGATCTAGATTGAAatctaagaaaaaaataaaacaaaagcacAAATgacaaaatgaaaaagaaaccATAAGATATAAACGATTAGAAGAAAAGATCGCTATGGAACATATGCATATTGCACCGTAGCACAAACGGACAGAAAAGGGAAGAAGAGCAAGAAATTCTACAGCCATACTAAAAGACAGGGTTATTACCATTTTCACGGCGAGATCGGCTGTCTAGAAATTGATCCGAAGAAAGAATTGCCGGAGAAGGACGGAAGATATGGCTCCGGCGATAGTCGGCGACGGATCTCTGTGATGATGTGAATATTCTCTCTCCTGATTTTAGAAATTACAAAATTCAGCAGTTTAGGGGTATTTATGGAGAAAGGAAACGTGGAGTTGATTTCGGGCCGTCACCGACTCACGTTACGCGTATGTTTTGTGTACGTGGCAGTCAATTATTCGCAGATAGACTAATTCAGTTGTTTATcaaatctaattaattttaaaccATGTTCTCATTTTGGAACTTTCAACGCATGTTTACCCTAAAACCCCATTTCGGATCCTCTCTCCCCATTTCTTGTGACACGTCATGTCCCGACTACAAAACTACACcgtttggattaattaattttgttttccttttttttcgttaacatttagggggtgtattcgttgtggatttccacagactttaaaaagtccatggaatttaaattccatggaattcacataaattccagacgactttcaaagaattcgtggttggatttcaccccgattttcactgattttcgaagactttacgggataattttggtattgaattccatgaaaccagcgcccGCGGAGAACCAACGCCCGCTATAAGAGACCCAGCGCCCGCGGAGTCCCAGcacccgctggaaacccagcgaccgttgagttccagcgagcgctggaagtGTGGTACTGGCTGACCATAATAAGCTCTGCCTTAATTGTTTGTCTCCACAATTCCGTTTTCTAATCACCATTGTTGCtatgctttaatttattttataggtCCCACAGAACATGCAATTATGGGTGATTTAAATTGTGCTTTTATTTGTCAATTATGCAACTATGTATGTCCTGACATCCCACTTACTGTTTGGATCATTGTGCAGAATTGCATAGCTGATGCCATGAGCAACGCACAGAACCCAACTACTGGGGGACAACCGATGCAACGATTgttgagttccagcgctcgctggcttcttggccgcgggcgctggaactcagcgctcgcttaaaactttatggatttcaattctcgtggttcttgaccggatttcgtcgtgtgtattttttggatgaaatccatgaaagtcattccggattttaaatcaatggaataacgaatacacctagatttgtatggattttaaaaagtcttgaacgaatacacccagatttatatggacttttaaaagtcttgaacgaatacacccaaacttttaaaatccatagaaatccatcaaattccacaacgaatacaccccccttaattaAATGATTTGCACGTATCGATTCGGCTGAATGAAGCCAAgaatcttcttcttcctctttttttctccAACTAAATCTCCTCTATTCTCTTTTGCAAAATTTCTCTTTGCATCGAAAAATGAGGATTTCATATTCTGAATTTCTTCAAGGTAAACTATTCGATTGCGCCAAAGAATTCACGAGATTTAGCTATtggtttcttttattttctatagTTCTTCGTGAATTCTTAATTATTAGAGTCTGATGGATTGGTTTGAATAACAGAGTGTTGTGATTGGCtataattttttgttgtgattttcCTGCCTCAAGTCATGGATTGGTTTCTTCAGCCCATTTTCTATGTATTTTTGTGTTATTGTGATTCTTGATTGAATGAGAATTATTGTTGTGTTTCTGAAAATTCCTTGTTTGTTAATCAAAAATTCTAATAGTTGCCAAAGTATGTAAATTTATCGAACAGTTGGTGGACATGAGATAAGATTGTTTTGATATTGAGACTCCCATGGctggagagagaaattttgcaAGAGAGAATAGAAGAGATTTAATTAGAGAAtgaaagaggaagaagaagattcGTGGCTTCATTCAGCCGAGCCTATACAAGCGAAtcatttaattaaatgttaataaaagaaaaggaaaacaaattAAATCCAAAACGGTGTAGTTTTGTAGTTGGGACATGAAGTGGCACAGGAAATGGGGACAGAGGATCCGAACTGCTAAAACCcaccaaaaataataataataataattgccaACGAGGCATTGCTATAGTGGCTAGGGGTGTCAATTGGGCcagcccactcggtttcgggccaacccattcggtttcgggttattttcggttcgagtcagtcaattttttttttatttttcgagctaaaatttttcgaccctaatCCActgggtttcgggctagcccattcAGGCCCACAAGttttactattatatatatatatatatatatatatataggaatgggatcatatagatcccaatgcttataatagatccctagatccaaatcttgaccacacatttatgacatgtggcgcatcaagatggtgacacgtggcaaggattccaaggcaaaatctggaggggtaaaattggaatgtaattttcagatttaataattaaaaaaaatatatatttttttagattttctcaaaatagatatattttagatgcatatagtttcacacaaagatgcataaagttttcacatgaaatgcataactttgaacagaaaaatgcatttaatttttccagttttggtattttcaccaccccaccccataccaccccccaatccagcccacaccaccccccaaccctccccattaccacccccccaaaaataggcatgtttcacatgcatataaaatcaaacaaaaatgcataaagttttcacataaaatgcattaaactatacaaaaaatgcatttcattttaataaatctggtagtttcgccaccccaccccagcccctgccccctgcctccccaccccacccacccccccccacccccaccccccccccaaatttttttttttttttcaaaaactgattttctaattgctggcccacccccaccccaccgacccacccccaccccccccccaaattttttttttttcaaaaactgattttctaattgctggcccacccccacccccaccgacccacccccacccccacccccacccccccaccccccccccaattttttttttatttttttatttttttaaaaactgattttcaaaaaaaaaaaaaaattttttttggggggtgggggggtggggggtgggtgggtgggggggtcagtggtcagaaaatcagtttttgagaaaataaaaaaattaaaaaaaaaatttttttttgggggggggtggggggtgggtgggtggggggtgggggtgggggtgggggtaggggtgggtcagtggtcagaaaatcagtttttaaaaaaataaaaaaaaatttttttttttgggtgggggggtgggtggggggtgggggggtagggggtgggtggtggggtagggggtgggtgggggtggggttctggggtggggtggggttctggggtgtggggggtggggttggggtggggtgaaatcttatgcatatttatatgaaactttatgcatttttatatgaaagttcatgcattctcgtatgaaactttatgcgtctaaaatatacctattttgagaaaatataattttttttttttttttttgaatttcgaaaattacattccaattttacccctctccagattttgccttgaaatgccttgccacgtgtcaccatcttgatgcgccacatgtcataaatgtgtggtctagatttggatctacggatctattataagcatagggatccaccggaacccaaccctatatatatatatatatatatatatatgtatatatatatatatataggggccgcttcaatgagaccccctaattttagtgagatctagggcacgatctggtgcgtttattttatcaatcctatgactgatattgtatctggagggtgattttttttcgcagggttcgaatcctggagggagcagaatattttaaattttgttattcattagtatatactgcattgttcatcagtatatacgacactgttcatcagtttatatgtcttattcattacgaattttttaaattttatttttcatcattatatacattttgttcattagatatacgttttgttcattagtattatatgtcttattcattgtactcatgttacacgaaaaataaggggtctcactggagcgcgcccatatatatatatatatatatatatatatatatatatatatatatatatataggaatgggatcatatagatcctaatgcttataatagatccctagatccaaatcttgaccacacatttatgacatgtggcgcatcaagatggtgacacgtggcaaggattccaaggcaaaatctggaggggtaaaattggaatgtaattttcggatttaataattaaaaaaaatatatatttttttagattttctcaaaatagatatattttagatgcatatagtttcacacaaagatgcataaagttttcacatgaaatgcataactttgaacagaaaaatgcatttaatttttccagttttggtattttcaccaccccaccccataccaccccccaatccagcccacaccaccccccaaccctccccattaccacccccaaaaataggcatgtttcacatgcatataaaatcaaacaaaaatgcataaagttttcacataaaatgcattaaactatacaaaaaatgcatttcattttaataaatctggtagtttcgccaccccaccccagcccctgccccctgcctccccaccccacccacccccccacccccaccccccccccaaaaaaaatttttttttttttttcaaaaactgattttctaattgctggcccacccccacccccaccccccaccgacccacccccccacccccccaaaaaaatttttttttttttttttcaaaaactgattttctaattgctggcccacccccaccccccaccgacccacccccacccccacccccacccccccccaccccccccaaattttttttttatttttttatttttttaaaaactgattttcaaaaaaaaaaaatttttttttgggggggtgggggtgggtgggtggggggtgggtgggtgggggggtcagtggtcagaaaatcagtttttgagaaaataaaaaaattaaaaaaaaaatttttttgggggggggggtgggtgggtggggggtggggtgggggtaggggtgggtcagtggtcagaaaatcagtttttaaaaaaataaaaaaaatttttttttttgggggggggggtgggggggtagggggtgggtgggggtggggttctggggtggggtggggttctggggtgtggggggtggggttggggtggggtgaaatcttatgcgtatttatatgaaactttatgcatttttatatgaaagttcatgcattctcgtatgaaactttatgcgtctaaaatatacctattttgagaaaatataatttttttttttttttgaatttcgaaaattacattccaattttacccctctccagattttgccttgaaatgccttgccacgtgtcaccatcttgatgcgccacatgtcataaatgtgtggtctagatttggatctacggatctattataagcatagggatccaccggaacccaaccctatatatatatatatatatatatatatatatatatatatatatatatagggttgggttcctgtagtatccaagcttataataAATCCGTAGGTCCAAATcatgaccacacatttatgacatgtggcacatcaagatggtgacacatGGCAAGTAACttccaagcatttcaaggcaaaatctggagaggggtaaaattggaatgtaattttcggatttaataattaaaaaaaaaaatttagattttctcaaaatagatatattttaggtgcatatagtttcacacaaagatacataaagttttcacatgaaatgcataactttgaacagaaaaatgcatttaatttttacagttttgatattttcaccaccccaccccacaccaccccccaaccctccccattaccaccccccaaaaatggcatgtttcacatgcatataaaatcaaacaaaagtgcataaagattttacataaaaatgcattaaattatacaaaaaatgcatttcattttaataaatctggtattttcgccaccccacccctgccccacccccaccccaccccccacccaatttttttttaaactgattttttgaccactgaccccccacccgGGACCATCACTGGAGGACACGATGCAGTCATTTATGCAAGCTAGCAAGTaagcgatggaggctcagagtggtACCATCaggcgcctcgagactacaggtGGGCAACTCATAGGGGCTTTGAATCAGTTGCAGCAGCCGCAACAAACTGGAAACCCACAGCTACATCAAGCTCATGCTATTGAGCTTATCCAGGAAGATGCCCAAACGACCGTGGGAAAGTGGAGGAGCAAAACAGTAGAAGCTATAAAGGCTTTCCAACGTTCCAATTTGCCTCTGCTGCCTATCATTGTTAAGTCAACCCAACCTCTATCGAAGCATGGAGATCCCGACAGCTTCATTTTTGGTATTGGATTGGGAAGAGTTGGAAATGTTTCGGGTATGCTAGATTTGGGTGCGgtagtcaatttgatgccgcttgacaTTTTTTAGAAGCTGGGTAGGAAGGAAGATGAGCTGAAGTGCACTGATATGAGAATACAACTAGCTGACGGTTCTATTAGCAGTCCACGAGGACCTGTGGAGGATGTCGAAGTCACGGTGAGAGGAATTAGAGTGCTGGTGGATTTTGTGGGGCTTGATGTAGGTAAAGGAATTAGAGGAGAGAATGGTCATCTTGTTCTGCTtggtcggccttttatggccactacccagactcgcattgatgtgggatctGGAACATTGAGTATGGCCGAgtcaggtagatcggtaacattctcagtTTCTGATAAGAAACCTACTACTCCTActctttcgttgcataattgtTCTTATATTGAGATATTTGACCCTGTGGAAGAGAATTGTATTATGCAGGAATTTTTTTGACAACCTgcaggaagaagatgacattaTGCAGGAGGAGGATGACATTGTGCATGAGTTCCTTGATAACCTGCAAGATGAGGTGGCCATTGAAGAAGAATCGTTGGACAAGCTGCCACACAAAGTTGATATAGTACAAGAATTCCAAGCTCACTTGAAAGAGGAGGCAGTCATTGAAGAAGAATTTCTGGGCGTGCTGCAACGCAAGGATGATGTTGAGCAAGGGTTGAAGTGTGTACTaccttggagaagaagaaagaagggaGTTGTAAATCTGGCTCCCGAAAAAGAGTTGTAAGGAAGTCTTTGGATGCGATGAGCGCTGTATGCTCATTAGGAGGGGCCGCAGCTGCAATTAAAGAGGATATGTTGTCACAGGCATTAAGGCAGCTGAAGCTTCAATCTGACTTTGGTTAAGGGCTTCtctaagtcgggctggcgactttaaaactagcgctgcatgggaggcaacccatgttctTAGTTTCCTGTTTGTTTCTGTTTTTCTTTCTGTTTTGTTTGATGTTTGTTTTGGTTGTGTTTTGGTGTTTGGTGCAGGtgttgtgcttttgggagtggTATTTTGTGTGGATGAGATGTACACATGGCAATGTGGAATTCCCGGGGCTCAACTCCTTCATTGATGTCCAGGGAAGTTTTCTCTTACACTCTTGTTTCAAGCTGTGTTTTGttctaagtgtggggggttgagAACCTTGGTTTTTATTGATTGTGGAAAGTGCGGGAGAGTTTCTTTTTGTGCTTCATTGGTGGGGCAAATGGTTCCCTTACACTTGGCTCGATTCTTGGAAGCATGCTGATTGGTATGAATTTAAGAAAGTGATGGCTTTCGATATGAGTTTCGGGTTAGTGCCGATTGGTGGTTGTTCTGGTTTTTCTTTTTATGCGTGTCTCATGTTGGTGTAATGAATGAtaagttttgttgcaacacatTTGCAAGCAATTGAGACGTGATTTGTCCAGTAAATACTAGAGGGAGTGTTGTTAGTGTGATTGCCTATGATCTTATCTTTATGAGTGAAGTTGTATTAATTCTGAAGACTTGACAACTCTAAGTCTCTGCTTCTCTAGCATttctatgagcatgggaaaccatgtgagaagactttggattacctccaaaaggtTTTATCTCATGAATTGTGGCTTAACTGttgaaaataaaagaataacttCTAAAGAGAACACAATTTTGTGAAAAGAAAGTTGTTGTTACttgagatattgattataaaggagATCACATTAGGAAAtccacttctagcggagaattgggtctgatcgaatcaTTTGTATTACAGTTGTGTTGCttcttaaattctaagttactTGCATCATTTGAGAGACATGTGTTTATTGAAAAATCTTGAATTggtttgttgaatgtttggttGGAAATGAGCGTCGTTGAACCATCTCTTTATTAGATTCATActaattttgcttgaggacaagcaaaaggctaagtgtggggagattgatttatgcctaattgttcatattttgagagattattgatgatattttaaaactaatttttgtgggttttggtgaatttgatgaagagtgCATTACTTTTTGCAGAAGAGTTTAAAATGGAGAAAATTGTTATACTTAGCAAAATGGGATAAATTAAGGAGAAAAAGGCACGTGCACAAAGGCCATCGCCGAGCCTTCAAGCCCAGCGGTTGAGGCTTCTTTTCCACCCCTCGTCCGAGCTCCTCAGAAGCCAGCGACCGAGGCCAAGAAGCCAGTGGTCGAGCTTCCTCTCTACCCCGCGATCGAGGCCCAAATTCCATCGGCCGAGAACTCGCCGACCCAGCAGCCGAGGCCTATCTCCCAGCGGTCGAGGTACCCGCTCCACTCCCGCGACCGAGGCTCAAAAGCCAGCGGTCGAGTCCTTTTTATAGCCCATTGCCCGAGTTCTTCGCCCCAGCAGTCGAGGGGTGCTCATTGCCCCATTCGCCCGAGGCCAGAAGTTCAGCGGCCGAGGGTCTGCTCAAGCCCCATCGCCTGAGTGCGAAAATCCAGCGGCCGAGGCCTTTCCAAGCCTCATCGACCGAGGCCAATATCCAGCGGTCGATGGCCTCCCTTGCTCCCGCGCCCGAGTGTTTTTATCCCAGCGGTCGAGTCCTTTTCTCCGCGCGctcaagtttttattttagagGTCACTATTTAAAGAGCTGGACTCTTTTTGACCTATCACTTTCGCCCACGTTTTGGCACcaaaaacattacttttctaGGATTTTAGTTCTTTGAGTTTTCCAAGTATTTTGTTCTAGTTAGAATTTAATTCAGTATTGGATTCCTATTCTTTGAAAGTTGTAAGCAGTGACTTGTGATTCCATCTTCTCAAACATTTATTAGTATTTAGTTCTTTCCTTTTATTTGAATCTGATTAAAAAGTATGTCGCATGTTTCAATATATTGCTTCCTTTATGTAATTCTAGATCAGTAGATTTAATTCTCAGTATTTTCAATTCGATAATTAAATTttcagtattttatttcaataagttgttagttaattatctttttattattgtCTAGgattcatatttattttctgcATCGGTACTCGTGACTTGTTTACTTCTGTTTTGTCTTTGCTAgaattagatttattttcagttatttaATTAAGCGCATTAGGATAATAGcacaaacaaacaaatcaattagagtgtttaggttttactATTTTCTGTGTGTGACGTGATTGAATGCCCTGttaaatcttccttgagagacgacttgggttagcttactgcactaggatgacctcgtacgattgcgagtcaattcaatgggtgttttgagttgagtcaaaATTTGGCGCCATTGTTGGaaaaagttttaggcgttttaattgtgtcacgttgttttccgtgtttcttttctgtattttttttactttgttaTTTTCTCCCGTcggtgcgtttgatccgtttttgttagtgttgtgcatgcagggtcGCCGAAGTTTAAAACAGGAATTGGTGCCCACTGGTGTGTTTAGAAAGAACATGAAGGAATTATTTCCTAACCACCGGGAGGAGGAGTCTGAGTCCAGTTCAAACGATTCTGTGGAAAAAGAACGCGAGTGTGCAAGAAGCTCTAATTCAGATACCACTCTGGAGGATACTGCAGATTCTGAATCTAATCATTCTGAAGATTCCAGAGGTGATCaaacagaagaagaagaagaagaagaagaagaagagcaaTCCAACCACAGCAAAGAAGATATGGCGCATAACAATATGCAGTATATGGGAGATTTTGCCCGGCATGTCGTAGATGCCACAAGTTCAGCTATAGTTCTTCCTACTGCAGTTAGGAACTATAAGTTGACACCGCACGATTCAAATGTGATTCTTCTATTTTACGGGCTGCCTAATGAAGATGCCCTAAAGTTTATCTGGGTGTGTACAAGGTTTGCTCTTCTCCTGGATCATATCATCGCTATAACCACTTGGCATGGGCTTCAATCCATGTTACCTCCCAAAGCTAGCTTCACCTCGACAGTGACACGCTCCTAATAACTCTTCACCTTTCGGACACGTTTATTCTCTCCAACACCCTTTTCCAATAGGCATCAGCTTTTTGGTTGACACCACGGATGACATTGTTCGTCTCCTCAATCTAAATACGGGCAATGAGGTCGGTTTTTTTGAGGGTGTATGTATGACGCCCCATTTCTTTGCCTTCTTCCGTCGTCATCGTCTTTTTCCCCACCCTCTTCCCCCCCCAGCCGGCCTCAATTTTGGCTCGGCTGAACCGTGGCCTTCTTCCATATCCTCGCCCAAATCAGCTGTTGTGAGATCCGACTTGTAATACGGACTCGATAGACCGGCGCACCAATttaaaggaaagaaatcggGATTGTTGGGATCCATTTGAAAGAAAGATTTGAGAGAGAATATGAGAATTGAAGAATAAAATATGGAGGAATTGATGTATGAATTGTGTCGGAGAAATAGGTATTTATAgatgataaaagaaaaaaaaaattggtactCGTCGATTTTTCGCCCATCGTGGCTGACTCATTCAATCGAGTCGGCACTCAAGTTAGGGTACCCTGCATCGGCTAGCTCATCGCCGAGGCCTGCTCGAGCCAAGCTTATGAGCCAACGGATGCGGGTGCTCTAAAAGTCTCAAGTTAAAATTTCATCAACCCTTTCAAATATAGTTTATTCATGATGTGCACTTAAGATTCTCTATTCCAATTGTAGTCTCAcattatcattatttttttaaatttcaatgtcttgatttattttaattttacaatattaaCCAAGATTCACCAATTCAATTAagatttatattaatttttatatttaatatttttagttaaaactaattaattggGTCAACCATTTCAAAATTagagtaattaattttataaacttTTTTGTATAACTAATAGTATTAATCAAGGTTCACAATAcaacaataatttttattttatactccctcagtccacaaagattgtgtgtttatttctattttcatccgtccatgaaaattgtgtgttttcattttttagaaacCCCTTTTACACTTTAAACATCATTCACGctcaatatatatttacaaaatactcatcatttatttttacaatttggtgAGCCCAGTACTATCATTTGTGGAATCTTTCAACActaaatcatactccctccgtccacgaaaaagagtcccatttgccctcttttttttgtccatgaaaaagagtcccatttcactttttgtaccattttaccctcttttaacatctctatttattttatttgcccTTATGGACCCACCACAATTAAAtcttaatctatttttttaattaaatcctTCCCATTATTAAATTCGGTCAAATGAATCATCACCTAATTAAATCCTTCCCTAATTGGCAAAACCCTACTTTCTGAAAATCTCGCCGCGTcgccttctttcttcttcttcttcttcttcatcgggAAAGAGAGACAGGGGATGCAAAGGGGTTcacgccctctctctcttctcaaactcTCACGCACCCTTGAACCCAGACGCCGCGCCgccttcatctctctctccggCGAAGGTGACAGCAGCGAGGGCTGCGGCCGCCGCGGTTCCCTCTCCGGCGAAGCCGCGCCTGAGCGCCGCTCCCCtggcttcatctctctctctcaccactcagccctaaatccccaaaatcCCGAATCTACCCTAAATCCCCtagcttcatctctctctctctcaccgcttCCCTGAGCGCCACGACCGGAAGGCCACTTCTCCGTTCCCGGCCGAACAGCCGCCGCCGAGCCCATCGTCTGAAAGCACCGCCTCACTGATCTCGTTGCCTCGC
It contains:
- the LOC130995637 gene encoding uncharacterized protein LOC130995637, whose translation is MTTSRRLADRKVEKFEKNINKRGAVTDSSAKKGNNLAVGPVLIGFFIFVVIGSSLFQIIRTATSGGVA